A window from Shewanella livingstonensis encodes these proteins:
- a CDS encoding peroxiredoxin: MIAKGQSLPKATLSQLTKDGMVNHDVTELFAGKKVILFAVPGAFTPTCSEAHLPGFVVLADEFKAKGVDLIACVAVNDAFVMKAWGEVQNASELMMLADGDASFTKALGLEMDTAGFGGVRSQRYAMVIDNGVVTLLNVEAGKSFEVSTAEAVMATL, encoded by the coding sequence ATGATCGCTAAAGGACAGTCTCTACCAAAAGCCACATTAAGCCAGCTTACCAAAGACGGTATGGTTAACCATGATGTGACTGAATTATTTGCTGGTAAAAAAGTAATATTATTTGCGGTACCAGGTGCATTTACGCCAACGTGCTCAGAAGCGCATTTACCTGGTTTTGTTGTACTAGCTGATGAGTTCAAAGCTAAAGGTGTTGACCTTATTGCTTGTGTTGCGGTTAACGATGCATTCGTTATGAAAGCATGGGGCGAAGTGCAAAATGCCTCTGAATTAATGATGCTAGCCGACGGCGATGCCAGCTTTACTAAAGCATTAGGTTTAGAGATGGATACTGCTGGTTTTGGTGGTGTGCGTTCACAACGTTATGCGATGGTTATCGACAATGGCGTAGTGACGTTATTAAATGTTGAAGCAGGCAAGTCATTTGAAGTGAGCACCGCAGAAGCAGTAATGGCTACACTGTAA